The Eleutherodactylus coqui strain aEleCoq1 chromosome 6, aEleCoq1.hap1, whole genome shotgun sequence genome window below encodes:
- the LOC136633462 gene encoding C-reactive protein-like — protein MKIPTLLFVVITGCCAKENLKNGSFIFYKVSNTAKAVVKPSVHKPLNATTVCLQVYTDYIHKDSFFKLQTTINSKLQFHLYQIANFYYIYIDGDTVSYQTSIGVMEWRLFCVSWDSSTGVIHFAVNGNIFPRRVLKRGFTIDPEVTAVLGESLASVGLNNIVGEHTFVGEVRAVHMWDSNFSPERMKRIYDDKCKHCNGNVISWKALDYELHGAVIFYKPD, from the coding sequence atTTAAAAAACGGATCGTTCATATTTTATAAAGTCAGTAACACTGCGAAAGCGGTGGTGAAGCCCTCAGTCCACAAACCACTGAATGCCACCACCGTCTGCCTGCAGGTCTACACGGACTACATCCATAAAGACTCCTTCTTCAAACTGCAGACCACAATTAATTCTAAACTGCAATTCCATCTCTACCAGATTGCAAACTTTTACTACATTTACATAGATGGGGATACGGTTTCCTACCAGACCAGCATAGGGGTCATGGAGTGGAGACTCTTCTGTGTTTCCTGGGACTCCAGCACTGGggtcatccactttgctgtcaATGGGAACATTTTCCCAAGGCGGGTCTTAAAACGAGGTTTTACCATTGATCCAGAGGTTACCGCAGTCCTCGGGGAGAGTCTCGCCTCTGTTGGCCTTAACAATATTGTAGGAGAACACACTTTTGTAGGAGAAGTTAGAGCAGTTCACATGTGGGACAGTAACTTCTCACCCGAAAGGATGAAAAGAATCTATGATGATAAGTGCAAACACTGTAATGGGAATGTCATTAGCTGGAAGGCCTTGGACTATGAGCTTCATGGAGCTGTCATCTTTTATAAACCTGACTAG